One Succinivibrio dextrinosolvens DNA window includes the following coding sequences:
- a CDS encoding thioredoxin family protein, with translation MLRIWNCLHRIQQNNFIRAKSKWLIPYQTRFEPYFLPLLLQNTGNTAGPGQAIDESLLASIKAIDKDVDIKVVVSLSCTMCPEAVMGSQRIASLNTRVKAQMYDIQYYPDLKDKYNIMSVPCIILNDSKVVFGKKNASDFVELIAEL, from the coding sequence GTGTTAAGAATCTGGAACTGTTTACACCGAATTCAGCAGAATAATTTTATACGTGCAAAATCAAAATGGCTCATTCCTTATCAGACAAGGTTTGAGCCTTATTTTTTACCCCTATTGCTGCAAAACACAGGTAATACTGCAGGTCCAGGACAGGCTATTGATGAATCTCTCTTAGCCTCAATAAAGGCAATTGATAAGGATGTAGATATCAAAGTTGTGGTTTCTTTAAGCTGCACCATGTGTCCCGAAGCTGTAATGGGATCACAGAGAATTGCTTCCCTCAATACCAGAGTTAAGGCTCAGATGTACGATATTCAGTACTATCCAGATTTAAAGGATAAATACAATATCATGAGTGTACCTTGTATTATTCTCAATGATTCAAAGGTGGTTTTCGGTAAGAAGAATGCTTCAGATTTTGTTGAGCTGATTGCCGAGCTGTAA
- a CDS encoding IS1634 family transposase: MYLEKFKSGKNTYIRLVECYRDPNTKTNRKKVIKNYGNYEKLKEQSPEVLRELEEKYSNVKAKEALARNDNFERLVNSLSAGVGDSEESLLLNYSSLILNPLWRDSLGMTEFFRYLKTRNDTDIQFDASKLTCYLAVQKMVEPQSHFHAYSSLSSYIGTGITELELSSLYRCLDYLYANKGSILAHINRKVEGLYPRQNSLLFYDTTNCYFETPLDDEQTFTRYAKQDFCELLRDEGYEVAPDEVNALLEKEPSLIEIYEKCREEYGEAIRMRGLSKELRYDLPMVSVALIIDSNAFPVDFMVFAGNKSEKTNMVNSIDRLKSTYNITESIIVADSVLNSVPNMYMLLKNGFGYTLSKSALSLPKKMEADITDLSKYTEKTDAQGNPLNYMYRIIDYPQKYKIINEEHPENSPVTVVIQNKMLLTFSKKRQQHDLAVLEEKFGKARKAVADGAKIKTVNKGFSSFLSADIDTKKLIAKKIKMKLIEKHRKRAGFAAVIYHDVPTKEELIWLQSPKEETKPELGIVGRNGLDNVDMSNVYHHLVQIERCFRIMKSNFSIRPMFVRTEAHINAHVLICIISLIMLRLIQKKLEEKGIHLSENAICSGLNDARLSYTVRNNINVYEKLTVRRMEVSTTGKVNGYKMNVTDLLTEVIDGGKLNHYNSDEDLRKVFGVKNLELFTPNSAE; the protein is encoded by the coding sequence ATGTATTTGGAAAAATTCAAAAGCGGTAAGAATACCTATATCAGATTGGTGGAATGCTATCGTGATCCTAATACCAAGACCAATCGTAAGAAGGTTATTAAGAATTATGGTAATTATGAAAAGCTTAAAGAGCAGTCTCCAGAGGTTTTAAGAGAGCTTGAGGAGAAGTACTCCAATGTTAAAGCTAAGGAAGCCCTGGCTCGCAATGATAACTTTGAGCGTCTGGTTAATTCTCTTTCTGCCGGAGTCGGAGACAGTGAGGAAAGCCTGCTGCTGAATTATTCAAGCCTAATCCTTAATCCTCTCTGGAGAGATTCTCTTGGTATGACCGAGTTTTTCAGATATCTGAAAACCAGAAATGATACCGATATTCAGTTTGATGCCTCTAAGCTTACCTGTTATCTGGCAGTGCAGAAAATGGTTGAGCCTCAGTCTCACTTTCATGCCTACAGTTCTTTATCCTCATATATTGGTACAGGCATTACTGAACTGGAGCTATCCTCTCTGTACAGATGTCTTGATTATCTGTATGCCAATAAGGGATCAATTCTGGCTCACATCAACAGAAAGGTAGAAGGACTCTATCCCCGTCAGAATTCTCTGCTTTTCTACGATACCACCAACTGCTATTTTGAGACTCCTCTGGATGATGAGCAGACCTTTACCCGTTATGCTAAACAGGACTTCTGTGAACTTTTAAGAGATGAAGGTTATGAGGTTGCTCCTGATGAGGTGAATGCTCTTCTGGAAAAAGAGCCTTCCCTTATCGAAATCTATGAGAAGTGTAGAGAGGAATATGGTGAGGCCATTAGAATGAGAGGTCTTAGCAAAGAGCTTCGTTATGATTTACCAATGGTCTCAGTAGCACTGATCATTGACAGTAACGCTTTTCCTGTGGACTTTATGGTCTTTGCAGGAAATAAGTCTGAAAAAACAAACATGGTTAACTCAATAGACCGCCTCAAGAGCACCTACAACATTACTGAGTCCATCATTGTTGCAGATTCTGTTTTGAACTCTGTACCAAACATGTATATGCTGCTAAAGAACGGCTTCGGTTATACCCTCTCTAAATCAGCTCTATCTCTTCCAAAGAAGATGGAAGCAGATATAACCGACCTGAGCAAATACACTGAAAAAACTGATGCCCAGGGTAATCCTCTGAATTATATGTACAGGATCATTGACTATCCACAGAAGTACAAAATCATTAACGAGGAGCATCCAGAAAACTCTCCTGTGACCGTAGTAATTCAAAATAAGATGCTGCTTACCTTCAGCAAGAAAAGACAGCAGCACGATCTCGCAGTCCTTGAGGAAAAGTTTGGTAAAGCCAGAAAGGCTGTTGCAGATGGCGCTAAAATCAAGACCGTAAATAAAGGCTTCTCATCCTTTTTAAGTGCTGATATTGATACCAAAAAGCTGATAGCCAAAAAGATCAAAATGAAGCTTATTGAAAAACACAGAAAACGTGCCGGCTTCGCAGCTGTAATTTACCATGATGTACCAACTAAGGAAGAGCTGATCTGGCTTCAGTCTCCTAAGGAGGAGACAAAACCTGAGCTTGGAATCGTCGGAAGAAATGGACTGGATAACGTTGATATGTCCAATGTTTATCATCACCTGGTACAGATTGAAAGATGTTTCAGAATCATGAAGTCTAACTTCTCAATCAGACCAATGTTTGTTAGAACAGAAGCTCATATCAATGCTCATGTCCTAATCTGCATTATCTCTCTGATTATGCTGAGACTGATTCAGAAGAAACTCGAGGAAAAAGGGATCCATCTGTCAGAGAATGCGATCTGCTCTGGTCTGAACGATGCCAGACTGTCCTACACAGTGAGAAACAATATCAACGTTTATGAGAAACTGACTGTCCGCAGGATGGAGGTATCAACCACAGGAAAGGTTAATGGATACAAGATGAATGTGACTGACTTGCTTACCGAAGTAATAGATGGAGGTAAACTGAATCACTATAATTCCGATGAAGATTTAAGAAAGGTATTTGGTGTTAAGAATCTGGAACTGTTTACACCGAATTCAGCAGAATAA
- the fliR gene encoding flagellar biosynthetic protein FliR codes for MNFLEPISLTAIAQIVWPLCRIAAFFGSMFAISSRSIPTMTKTLSAFAITLCMLPNIPDLAPNTEPFSVYGILITIKEVLIGLALGMVTLFVSQAFIIAGQAVAMQTGLGFASLVDPVSGTNTPVVGQFFTVLCTLVFFSINGHLLFFNLLMDSFTTLPMGSFIPTQSLNDLMFFSGSMFKAGLAMSMSAICTMLVVNFTLGVMTKAAPQLNIFSLGFAISMIVGISVLTFSLGAFMSNFTNNFNDLFSTACSLVGRDCSDILH; via the coding sequence ATGAATTTTTTAGAGCCAATATCTCTTACTGCCATAGCTCAGATTGTCTGGCCCTTGTGCAGAATTGCTGCTTTTTTTGGTAGCATGTTTGCGATCTCCTCACGTAGTATTCCTACGATGACTAAGACTCTATCTGCCTTTGCTATTACCCTGTGCATGCTTCCTAATATTCCTGATCTGGCTCCAAATACTGAACCTTTTAGTGTTTACGGAATTCTCATTACTATTAAGGAAGTTTTAATCGGTCTTGCTTTAGGCATGGTAACGCTGTTTGTTTCTCAGGCCTTCATTATTGCCGGTCAGGCTGTTGCTATGCAGACAGGTCTTGGCTTTGCATCTCTGGTTGATCCTGTATCAGGAACAAATACTCCTGTTGTAGGCCAGTTCTTTACTGTTCTATGTACTCTGGTTTTCTTTTCTATAAACGGGCATCTGCTGTTTTTTAATCTACTCATGGATAGCTTTACTACTCTGCCTATGGGCTCTTTTATTCCTACTCAGAGTTTAAATGATCTGATGTTTTTCTCAGGTTCAATGTTTAAAGCTGGTCTTGCAATGTCCATGAGTGCAATCTGTACCATGCTGGTTGTTAATTTCACACTTGGTGTTATGACCAAAGCAGCTCCTCAGCTTAATATCTTCTCTTTGGGTTTTGCTATATCCATGATTGTGGGCATTTCGGTACTTACTTTCTCCCTAGGTGCCTTCATGAGTAATTTCACTAATAATTTCAATGATCTGTTCTCTACAGCCTGTTCTTTGGTAGGCAGAGACTGCTCTGATATTCTTCATTAG
- the fliQ gene encoding flagellar biosynthesis protein FliQ has product MEAEVFVDIVREALGLVAILVSASIIPSLCVGLIVSVFQAATSINEQTLSFLPRLVVTVGALIFGAHWGLEKLMSFFRLIIDLIPQSIG; this is encoded by the coding sequence ATGGAAGCCGAGGTTTTTGTTGATATTGTCAGAGAAGCTTTAGGGTTGGTGGCTATTCTGGTTAGTGCCAGTATTATCCCTTCTCTGTGTGTTGGTTTGATTGTGTCTGTTTTTCAGGCTGCAACATCAATTAACGAGCAGACCTTATCTTTCCTGCCTCGTCTTGTGGTAACAGTGGGTGCTTTGATTTTCGGTGCTCACTGGGGCCTTGAAAAGCTTATGTCATTTTTCAGACTTATTATTGATCTGATTCCTCAGTCTATCGGGTAA